Sequence from the Marinobacter antarcticus genome:
CGGCCGAGGCCTTGCCGGCAACCCTGGTGCTGAACGACTGGTTTGTTGAGGCCGCAGGCAGCCTGCAGAGCGGATTTAAAACGACAGCGCAGGCGACACTTCCCGGCACGGAAGGGCCGGTTTATCTGACACTTTCGGGCCTGGTTACAACCGCTGAGGCCCGGGATATCAGGCTGGAACTTTCGGCGAAGAGTGGGGCAGAGAAGAGCAAGGCAGACACACCATCCAAAACGGTGGTGGTCACCGGCAATACGCAGTGGCAGGACGGTCTCAGTGCGGAGGCGAAGTTCCAGTTGCGGCAGTTCCCCTGGTATTCACTGGTTCCCGGCCTGGACGAGCCGCCTGTTGCGCTTCGCAAGCTGGATGGTGAGGCTTCGTGGCGTGATGGTCGCTATCAGGCGAACCTGACCGCTGAAGTGGACGGGGCCCAAGGCCCGGCAGAGTTGTCTACATCTATTGACGGTGATGCCAGCCGGGCCAGGTTAACAGAACTCTCTGCGGTGACGGGGGCGGGGTCCCTCTCTGGTGAAGGGGCCCTGGATTTTTCCGGTCCGCTAAGCTGGCAGGCCGCCTTGGAACTTGTGGATTTTAACCCCGGATATTGGGTGCCTGTTCTGGAAGCGAGTCTCAGCGGCGAGGTCTCAACAAAAGGGCAGCTCACGGATGGGGCAGTTCCGGCTATGGAGGCCAGCTGGGATCTGAAGGGCCAGTGGCGCTCCAGCCCGACTGTTGCGGCGGGCCGCCTTGATACCTCAACGGGTGATTGGGTTGTGCCGCAGCTGAAGCTGGTTATTGGTGATAATCGACTTGATGGTAGCGGTAAATGGGGCAAGGAGTTACAGGCCAATCTAGACCTCAAACTGCCGGATCCGGAAAAAATTCTGCCGGGCCTGGGCGGAGAGGCCAAGCTCCAGCTCAAGCTTGCAGGAACTCCCGATGACCCGCGAGGGGAGTTGACCGCAAGTGCTGTCGAACTGCGCTGGCAGGATCTTCTGGTTGTTGACGCGCTAAGCCTCGATGCCCAGCTGGAATCCGGGTTCCGTCTCAATGCCGAGTTGCAGAGCAAGGGTATTGCCGTCGCCGGGCAAACTATCGAGTCGCTGGCCGTCAAGGCTCAGGGCACCCAGGGCGATCACGAGGTTGCCATTGATGCCCGGCATGCAGATGCGCGAGTGCAGCTGGATTTTCAGGGTTCTGCGGGTGAGGCTTGGGCAAACTGGCAAGGTGAGCTTGCGCGGGGCGTTATTGATGTGCCCGGGCAGGAGCAGACCTGGGAGCTGGAATCTCCCGCCGGACTAGCATACGCAGATGATGGCAAACTCAGTTTTGCGGCCCATTGCTGGCGCTGGCAGCAAAGTTCTGTTTGCGCAGACAAACAGACCCTGCTGCCTGTGCCCGGCATTGCCTATCGTATCGACAGTTTCCCCGCCGCGGCTTTGGCTCCGCTTCTGCCAGAGACATTACGCTGGTATTCAAGCATTAGCGGTGAAATTAACTTTACCTCAACCGACAACGGCCCTGATGGTCGCATTGTACTCGATGCCGGTGAGGGTCGATTTGAGCTGCTTCTGGACGGAGAGTGGGAGAGCCTGAGTTACGATACCCTGACGACGGAACTGGATCTCAAGCCCGACGAGGCGGATCTTGCGGTACGGTTGTCTGGCCCGGAACTTGGCAGACTCTCGGTGAATATGACCCTGGATCCGATGGCCGAAGGCCGCCCGGTTGAAGGTCAGTTTAAACTGGAAGGCCTTGATATCGCCTTGGCTGGCCTGTTCACCGGGCTTGAAGAGGTGGCCGGCGAGGTGAACGGCGAAGGAACGATCTCCGGGCCTCTGATGAAGCCTGCGGTGCGTGGGGAGGTGGCGTTAACCAACGGCCGGATAGTGGATCCCCGCCTGCCTCTGCCCATGGAAGAAGTGGTTATCAGCGTCAAGCTTGACGGCTATTCAGCGGACATTCGCGGTCGTATCAGAAGCAACGCCCGCAGCGAAGCTCTTA
This genomic interval carries:
- a CDS encoding translocation/assembly module TamB domain-containing protein, with protein sequence MTEIHKDNETADSAKQPQGKRTGRIRFWLLLLLGLLVLLPVVLVAAALLVLRSETGTAWVIEQIPGLEVVNDRGSLFGTWQADRLQWRGYGVDVAAEFPLIDWSPSCLFDLQFCLETLHIKQLDVNIQPSAEAQGPAEDLSLPGLELPLGLRVNDVRLGTFTFNGSKVWDRFELDAGGSGADWKLERVYYQLDDYTVVASGRVETRRDWPVNLEVNAKLPPPYGDTWTIGLALSGSVRDLALAGQSRGYLDAALEGKVEPLASNLPARLRVTSETFLAAEALPATLVLNDWFVEAAGSLQSGFKTTAQATLPGTEGPVYLTLSGLVTTAEARDIRLELSAKSGAEKSKADTPSKTVVVTGNTQWQDGLSAEAKFQLRQFPWYSLVPGLDEPPVALRKLDGEASWRDGRYQANLTAEVDGAQGPAELSTSIDGDASRARLTELSAVTGAGSLSGEGALDFSGPLSWQAALELVDFNPGYWVPVLEASLSGEVSTKGQLTDGAVPAMEASWDLKGQWRSSPTVAAGRLDTSTGDWVVPQLKLVIGDNRLDGSGKWGKELQANLDLKLPDPEKILPGLGGEAKLQLKLAGTPDDPRGELTASAVELRWQDLLVVDALSLDAQLESGFRLNAELQSKGIAVAGQTIESLAVKAQGTQGDHEVAIDARHADARVQLDFQGSAGEAWANWQGELARGVIDVPGQEQTWELESPAGLAYADDGKLSFAAHCWRWQQSSVCADKQTLLPVPGIAYRIDSFPAAALAPLLPETLRWYSSISGEINFTSTDNGPDGRIVLDAGEGRFELLLDGEWESLSYDTLTTELDLKPDEADLAVRLSGPELGRLSVNMTLDPMAEGRPVEGQFKLEGLDIALAGLFTGLEEVAGEVNGEGTISGPLMKPAVRGEVALTNGRIVDPRLPLPMEEVVISVKLDGYSADIRGRIRSNARSEALIRGEIDWQDAPGGEVRITGDRLPFSLEPYAHLEVAPDLTIAFREGALRVEGRIEVPRGDIEIEGLPEQAVSVSEDEVIVGVKQEEPLVRSLDMDVTVVVGQDRVSFVAFGVTGDLEGTLRIGNDMDTRGTLQLVNGQYEAYGQELELRRARLLFVGSLVQPYLDIEAVRQVDTVVAGIRLSGPVQSPTTEVFSSPDMPQADALSYVILGRAPRGQSEDGQMSRAAISLGLTQVNKVTGQIGEGFGIRELTLEAEGSGDQTSVVASGYLNDDLSIRYGVGIFVPINTVALRYDLGRYFYLEAASGLAASLDIFYTRDF